The Blastopirellula marina genome has a window encoding:
- a CDS encoding phosphate ABC transporter ATP-binding protein encodes MISTENLSISYHGRTVLRGVTIDAKPGQVLALVGPSGCGKSSLLTALNQMTEIIPGAGVQGKIAFDGRPINQAFASTAQLRQHVGMIFQKPNPFPMSIRRNIELALREHGERNREILAQITETVLKDVGLWDEVCDRLDHSALELSGGQQQRLCIARALALKPQVVLMDEPCSALDPISAERVEQLIQSMRGDYTVIIVTHNLAQARRLADQVAVFWVQDGVGQVIEQGETEQLFARPETEIARGYLSGQRG; translated from the coding sequence ATGATCTCGACCGAGAACCTCTCGATTTCATACCACGGCCGCACGGTGTTGCGGGGAGTGACCATTGATGCGAAGCCTGGCCAAGTGTTAGCCCTGGTGGGACCCTCCGGTTGCGGTAAGAGCAGCCTGCTGACGGCACTGAACCAGATGACCGAGATCATCCCCGGGGCGGGCGTTCAAGGAAAGATCGCGTTCGATGGCCGGCCGATCAATCAGGCATTCGCTTCTACGGCCCAACTGCGGCAGCACGTCGGGATGATCTTTCAGAAGCCGAACCCATTTCCGATGTCGATTCGCCGGAATATCGAACTGGCTTTGCGGGAACATGGGGAGCGAAACCGGGAGATCCTGGCACAGATTACTGAGACAGTACTGAAGGACGTGGGTTTGTGGGACGAAGTATGCGATCGGCTGGACCACTCGGCGCTTGAGCTTTCCGGCGGACAGCAACAGCGGCTGTGCATTGCCAGGGCGTTGGCGTTGAAGCCGCAGGTAGTGCTGATGGACGAGCCGTGCAGCGCGCTCGATCCGATTTCGGCGGAACGTGTCGAGCAGTTGATTCAGTCGATGCGTGGGGACTACACGGTGATTATCGTCACGCACAACCTGGCCCAGGCCCGGCGGCTGGCCGACCAGGTGGCCGTTTTCTGGGTGCAGGATGGAGTTGGTCAGGTGATTGAACAGGGAGAAACCGAACAACTGTTCGCTCGCCCTGAAACCGAGATTGCCCGCGGTTATCTTTCCGGGCAACGTGGCTAA
- a CDS encoding protoglobin domain-containing protein → MESSPRLPACSGMNFDQYVGLRFEEFKRYIAWTSEDDACSPLLLELLQPHFDRIVSDFYQEILNHPAALRVITGGASQIERLKVSLHEWLAEALLAEHNADYLEKKWRIGRKHVDIGLDQIYVNAAFARIRGQLGSVLENLEDLPAAQRELLQRSLNKRLDLELAVVSDSYCKEYQSRQIPVNHARLGQQKRLALLSRDALAGASLDVLYDQAIAYLTESLQADYCELLKYDPERNTFILRSASGWPKPLLGKSLDDLDVGSYFDVMLSSKETIEVDDHDLQTELEYPPLFQQHRIVSSIQVTIRNENEIYGILGVHFKQQRQFQASDHDFLVSLANILSNAIHRKGIENQQRQSEYQLRRLIDRLPAGAVYVVNNMLQVNQAVETMTGYSRDELSSLDAWKKMLVEPEADEASTRSPEPSIGKIQQSEFRIQRADQELRTIAKLKFESAIDEIWLLHDITDSEDQRRQQLQAERLAAIGQMITGIAHESRNALQRIQACTEMLELEFTPDSQEMKLIGRLQQAQDDLQWLFDEVRNYAAPIALETRQIDLIAICRKAWEQTEPLRRDRDAALEITGAEGFTLQGDEFRLIQVFRNLLDNSLAASSDPVRIRAEIEIHEPAGVVITLTDNGPGFDETIARRMLDPFFTTKTKGSGLGMAIASRIVEAHGGTISPVSQPGRGAKFIVSLAAIGNQPH, encoded by the coding sequence ATGGAATCTAGCCCACGTTTGCCTGCGTGTAGCGGGATGAACTTCGACCAGTACGTTGGACTTCGCTTCGAAGAGTTCAAGCGGTATATCGCCTGGACCTCGGAGGATGATGCCTGCTCCCCGTTGCTTTTGGAACTATTGCAGCCTCATTTCGATCGCATCGTCTCTGATTTTTATCAAGAGATCCTCAATCATCCCGCCGCGCTGCGGGTGATCACAGGGGGAGCGTCACAGATCGAACGGTTGAAGGTGAGCCTGCACGAGTGGCTGGCCGAGGCGTTGCTGGCCGAGCACAATGCCGACTACCTGGAGAAGAAGTGGCGTATTGGCCGAAAGCATGTCGACATTGGTCTCGACCAGATTTATGTCAACGCGGCGTTTGCCCGCATTCGGGGGCAACTGGGAAGCGTGCTGGAGAATCTTGAAGATTTGCCCGCCGCGCAGCGGGAACTGCTTCAGCGGTCGCTCAATAAGCGATTAGACCTGGAGTTGGCGGTGGTGTCAGACTCGTACTGCAAGGAGTATCAGTCTCGGCAGATTCCGGTCAATCATGCGCGGCTAGGGCAACAGAAGCGGCTGGCACTACTCAGCCGCGATGCGCTCGCCGGGGCCTCGCTCGACGTGCTATACGATCAGGCGATCGCCTATTTAACGGAATCGCTTCAGGCAGACTACTGCGAACTGCTGAAATACGATCCCGAGCGTAACACATTTATCTTGCGTTCCGCATCAGGCTGGCCCAAGCCATTGCTGGGCAAGTCACTAGATGATTTGGATGTCGGATCGTATTTCGACGTGATGCTATCGAGCAAAGAGACGATCGAAGTCGACGATCATGATTTGCAGACCGAACTGGAATATCCTCCCCTGTTTCAGCAACACCGCATCGTCAGCAGCATTCAGGTCACGATTCGTAATGAAAATGAAATTTACGGCATCCTGGGGGTTCATTTTAAACAGCAGCGCCAGTTTCAGGCTTCTGACCATGACTTTCTGGTTTCGCTGGCCAATATTCTTTCCAACGCCATCCATCGCAAAGGGATCGAGAATCAGCAGCGACAAAGCGAGTATCAACTGCGGAGGCTGATCGACCGGTTGCCGGCCGGGGCGGTGTACGTGGTCAACAATATGCTGCAGGTCAACCAGGCAGTAGAAACGATGACCGGTTACTCGCGCGACGAGCTCAGTTCGCTCGATGCATGGAAGAAGATGCTGGTCGAACCGGAAGCGGACGAAGCGTCGACACGATCGCCCGAACCATCGATCGGGAAGATTCAGCAGTCAGAATTTCGCATCCAGCGTGCCGATCAAGAACTGCGCACGATCGCGAAGCTCAAATTCGAGTCGGCGATCGACGAGATATGGCTGCTGCACGATATCACCGATTCCGAAGACCAGCGGCGTCAACAGCTTCAGGCCGAACGGCTAGCGGCCATTGGTCAGATGATTACCGGTATCGCGCACGAAAGCCGGAACGCGCTGCAGCGGATTCAGGCCTGTACCGAGATGCTGGAATTGGAATTCACGCCTGATTCGCAGGAAATGAAACTGATTGGGCGATTGCAGCAAGCCCAGGACGACCTGCAATGGCTGTTTGACGAAGTCCGCAATTATGCGGCCCCAATTGCCCTCGAGACCCGCCAGATCGATCTGATTGCCATTTGCCGCAAGGCCTGGGAGCAGACCGAACCACTGAGAAGAGACCGCGATGCGGCGCTCGAAATCACGGGAGCAGAGGGTTTCACTCTTCAAGGAGACGAATTTCGCCTGATTCAGGTATTTCGCAATCTTTTAGACAATTCGCTGGCCGCATCGAGCGATCCGGTACGAATTCGCGCAGAAATTGAGATCCACGAGCCCGCGGGGGTGGTGATAACCCTCACAGATAACGGTCCTGGTTTCGACGAAACGATCGCTCGGCGGATGCTCGACCCCTTTTTCACCACCAAAACCAAAGGATCTGGTTTAGGCATGGCAATTGCTTCGCGAATCGTTGAAGCCCACGGCGGCACCATCTCACCGGTCAGCCAGCCAGGTAGGGGGGCCAAGTTTATTGTTTCCTTGGCGGCGATCGGAAATCAGCCGCACTAG
- a CDS encoding response regulator, with product MRIIVADDEQDMRDYFSKILPHLGHEVLAVAADGKTLVESCRKSSPDLIITDMMMPELNGDIALQEIWQQQAVPAIIISAYQCPQWLENGTGNPVVRYLNKPINRSQLQAALQTFEDGHSDGGHPGPK from the coding sequence GTGAGAATCATCGTAGCCGACGACGAACAAGATATGCGGGATTACTTTTCCAAGATCTTGCCCCACTTGGGGCACGAGGTCTTGGCAGTAGCCGCGGATGGAAAAACGCTCGTCGAGTCGTGCCGAAAGTCCTCGCCTGACTTGATTATTACGGATATGATGATGCCGGAACTGAACGGCGATATCGCTTTGCAGGAAATCTGGCAACAACAGGCCGTTCCTGCGATCATCATATCGGCGTATCAGTGCCCCCAGTGGCTCGAAAATGGCACGGGAAACCCAGTGGTTCGTTATCTCAACAAGCCTATCAATCGCTCCCAGCTGCAAGCCGCTTTGCAAACGTTCGAGGATGGCCATTCCGATGGAGGTCATCCTGGCCCCAAGTAG
- a CDS encoding sigma-54-dependent transcriptional regulator has product MTAPQPQAPLDLLLVDDDPSLLEDIQTYFTRLNYRVKSAVNAADAVALMKQHAFQVAVFDMHLPDMTGLDLVKQSSEVDSDCEIIILTGEGSIETAVEAMKLGTIDYLTKPVRLKELEAVVRRAGETHLLRKQNQQLKGLIRQQQSKSSEIVGQCEPMQAVFRLIERVGPTDRTVLIQGESGTGKELVAQAIHRASSVSEFPLITVNCAALPEQLLESEMFGHEKGAFTGATNAKQGLFEVADGGTLFIDEIGELALPLQAKLLRVLEDGSFRRVGSIQQRRANVRIIAATNRDLVEAIQRGEFREDLYYRLNVITISLPPLRDRGKDLELLVHKLAGPEWQLEPGLIERIARYRWPGNVRQLRNAVERAKILADGQLIELLNFPDEVVAAGRNPVSDGANSTDLGNLTRQHIEQVYHDYEGNKTKAAQALGVSRRTLYRLLEKYDIDDS; this is encoded by the coding sequence ATGACGGCACCACAACCGCAAGCCCCCCTCGACCTGCTCTTGGTCGATGACGATCCGTCCCTTCTGGAAGACATTCAGACCTACTTCACGCGGCTGAATTACCGGGTGAAGTCTGCAGTCAACGCGGCCGATGCGGTGGCCTTGATGAAGCAGCACGCATTCCAGGTGGCCGTGTTCGATATGCACTTGCCCGATATGACCGGACTGGATCTCGTCAAGCAATCTAGCGAGGTAGATAGTGATTGCGAGATCATTATTCTGACCGGAGAAGGCTCGATTGAAACGGCCGTCGAGGCGATGAAACTTGGCACGATCGACTATCTGACGAAGCCGGTGCGGCTGAAGGAACTGGAAGCGGTCGTACGGCGCGCCGGAGAGACACACCTGCTGCGAAAACAGAACCAGCAGCTCAAGGGTTTGATTCGCCAGCAGCAATCGAAATCCTCGGAAATTGTCGGCCAGTGCGAACCAATGCAGGCCGTATTCCGCTTGATCGAAAGGGTAGGTCCGACCGACCGCACGGTACTCATCCAAGGGGAAAGCGGCACCGGTAAAGAACTGGTTGCACAAGCGATTCATCGGGCCAGCAGCGTGTCGGAATTTCCGCTGATTACGGTCAACTGCGCGGCTCTGCCCGAGCAACTTCTCGAGAGCGAAATGTTTGGCCACGAGAAGGGTGCGTTTACCGGGGCAACCAACGCCAAGCAGGGGCTATTTGAAGTTGCCGACGGAGGAACGCTATTCATCGACGAGATCGGCGAACTGGCGTTACCACTGCAAGCCAAGCTGCTGCGCGTGCTGGAAGATGGCTCGTTTCGCCGCGTCGGATCGATCCAGCAGCGGCGGGCCAACGTACGAATTATTGCCGCGACCAATCGCGATCTGGTCGAAGCCATCCAGCGGGGAGAATTTCGCGAAGATCTTTACTATCGCTTGAATGTCATCACGATTTCGCTCCCGCCGCTACGCGATCGAGGCAAGGACCTGGAACTGCTGGTGCACAAGCTGGCCGGGCCCGAGTGGCAGTTGGAACCAGGCCTGATTGAGCGAATCGCGCGATACCGCTGGCCCGGCAATGTTCGGCAACTTCGTAACGCGGTAGAACGCGCCAAGATCCTGGCCGATGGCCAACTGATCGAGCTATTGAACTTCCCAGATGAAGTCGTCGCGGCGGGCAGAAACCCGGTCTCGGATGGGGCCAATTCGACGGACCTGGGGAACCTGACGCGGCAGCACATCGAGCAGGTTTATCACGACTACGAAGGCAACAAAACCAAGGCCGCCCAGGCCCTGGGAGTCAGCCGGCGAACGCTATATCGTTTACTCGAAAAGTACGATATTGACGATTCCTGA
- the ccoN gene encoding cytochrome-c oxidase, cbb3-type subunit I — protein MSASGNVHGDSTDYIKNLPLENDRGNGHLETYSYDDRITRQFMTATVIWGMVAFLVGLIVALELVLPSLSMGIEFLSFGRLRPLHTNAAIFAFAGNSIFAAIYYSTQRLLKTRMWSDTLSQLHFWGWQLIIVCAAITLPLGITQSKEYAELEWPIDLLIAVVWAGFFGVNFFMTLIKRRERHIYVAIWFYIATIITVALLHIFNNLVVPTGLFKSYPIYAGVQDAFMQWWYGHNAVAFFLTTPFLGLMYYFLPKAANRPVFSYKLSILHFWSLVFIYIWAGPHHLHYTAIPEWASSLGMIFSIMLWMPSWGGMINGLLTLRGAWRKVTEDPVLKFFVVGITFYGMSTFEGPMLSVKAVNSLSHYTDWTIAHVHSGALGWNGFMTFGMIYWLLPRVFQTELYSKKLAEWHFWLGLIGILLYIVPIYGVGVYQGLLWFAINDMGNLSYPNFIETTVNLAPFYWIRVLGGACFISGGVMLSINVYRTWCARPAVYEEPQYQAAPLRTDYVDPPLEPSNLQQVLEVAKKLDVFTKLGWHRRWERKPIIFSIFVALAVIAASLFEIIPTFLIRSNIPTIASVQPYTPLELAGRDIYVGEGCYNCHSQMIRPIVAETKRYGEYSKPGEFVYDHPFQWGSRRIGPDLAREGGRQSHVWHLLHFRNPSEFVKGSIMPSYPHFETQDLNFNTIPERVQAAAYLGAPYSEEELTNSIDLAKAQAQQIADEIVQQNGPAGLESKKVVALIAYLQRLGTDLFKTPPTSEEESNEKAAPETEAEVALSSE, from the coding sequence ATGAGTGCTTCGGGCAACGTGCACGGTGATTCGACCGACTACATCAAGAATCTACCTCTAGAGAACGATCGTGGTAACGGTCACTTGGAAACGTATTCCTACGACGACCGAATTACCCGTCAGTTCATGACCGCGACCGTGATCTGGGGCATGGTCGCCTTTCTGGTCGGACTGATCGTCGCCCTGGAGCTGGTGCTACCGTCCCTGTCGATGGGGATCGAGTTTCTCAGCTTCGGGCGACTACGTCCGCTGCACACCAATGCGGCCATCTTCGCATTCGCAGGCAACTCGATCTTCGCTGCCATTTATTACTCGACGCAGCGGCTGCTCAAGACTCGTATGTGGTCTGATACGCTAAGCCAGCTTCACTTCTGGGGGTGGCAACTCATCATTGTGTGTGCCGCGATAACGCTTCCCCTGGGCATTACGCAAAGTAAAGAGTACGCCGAACTGGAATGGCCGATCGACCTGCTGATTGCCGTGGTGTGGGCCGGTTTCTTTGGGGTGAACTTCTTCATGACCTTGATCAAACGGCGAGAACGTCATATCTACGTCGCGATCTGGTTTTACATTGCGACGATCATCACCGTCGCTTTGCTGCACATCTTCAATAACCTGGTGGTCCCCACCGGGCTGTTCAAGAGCTATCCGATTTATGCTGGTGTTCAAGATGCGTTTATGCAGTGGTGGTACGGGCACAATGCCGTGGCATTCTTCTTGACGACCCCGTTTCTGGGCCTGATGTATTACTTTTTGCCCAAAGCGGCCAACCGGCCGGTGTTCTCGTACAAGCTGAGTATCCTCCACTTCTGGTCGCTGGTCTTCATTTACATTTGGGCTGGCCCGCATCACTTGCACTACACGGCCATTCCGGAGTGGGCATCGTCGTTAGGGATGATCTTTTCGATCATGCTGTGGATGCCTTCGTGGGGCGGTATGATCAATGGCCTGCTCACGCTACGTGGGGCCTGGCGAAAGGTGACCGAAGACCCGGTGCTGAAGTTCTTCGTGGTGGGGATCACATTCTACGGGATGTCTACCTTTGAAGGCCCGATGCTTTCGGTCAAGGCGGTGAACTCGCTCTCGCACTACACCGACTGGACGATCGCCCACGTGCATAGCGGGGCATTGGGTTGGAATGGGTTCATGACGTTCGGCATGATCTATTGGCTGCTGCCGCGAGTTTTCCAAACCGAACTGTACAGCAAGAAGCTGGCCGAATGGCACTTCTGGCTGGGGCTGATCGGGATTCTGCTATATATCGTTCCGATCTACGGCGTGGGCGTGTACCAGGGTCTGCTCTGGTTCGCGATCAACGACATGGGGAACTTGTCGTATCCAAACTTTATCGAGACAACCGTCAACCTCGCACCGTTCTATTGGATTCGTGTCCTTGGGGGTGCCTGCTTCATCAGCGGTGGCGTGATGCTTTCGATCAACGTCTACCGAACATGGTGTGCTCGGCCGGCGGTTTACGAAGAACCTCAATACCAGGCCGCCCCTCTGCGTACCGATTACGTCGACCCGCCTTTGGAACCATCGAACCTGCAACAGGTGCTCGAGGTTGCCAAGAAGCTGGACGTCTTCACCAAGCTGGGATGGCACCGTCGGTGGGAACGCAAGCCGATTATCTTCAGTATTTTTGTGGCCCTGGCCGTCATTGCCGCGTCGCTTTTTGAAATCATTCCGACGTTCCTGATTCGCTCGAACATCCCCACGATTGCGTCGGTACAGCCGTACACGCCGCTGGAACTGGCCGGACGCGATATCTATGTCGGCGAAGGTTGCTACAACTGCCACTCGCAGATGATTCGCCCGATCGTGGCCGAAACGAAGCGTTACGGCGAGTACTCGAAGCCAGGCGAGTTTGTCTACGACCATCCATTCCAGTGGGGCTCGCGTCGTATCGGCCCAGACCTCGCTCGCGAAGGGGGACGACAGTCGCATGTTTGGCATCTCCTCCACTTCCGCAATCCTAGCGAGTTTGTGAAGGGTTCGATCATGCCGAGTTATCCGCATTTTGAAACGCAGGACCTGAACTTCAATACGATCCCTGAGCGCGTTCAGGCCGCTGCCTATCTGGGTGCTCCGTATAGTGAAGAAGAACTGACCAACTCGATCGATCTGGCCAAGGCCCAGGCCCAGCAGATCGCCGATGAAATCGTGCAACAAAATGGTCCTGCCGGATTGGAATCGAAGAAGGTCGTGGCCTTGATTGCTTACCTCCAACGTTTGGGGACCGACTTGTTCAAAACGCCCCCCACTTCCGAAGAAGAATCGAACGAAAAGGCAGCACCTGAAACCGAAGCAGAGGTCGCTCTGAGCAGCGAATAA
- a CDS encoding cbb3-type cytochrome c oxidase N-terminal domain-containing protein, translating into MSTNTETKTAADDGGIPSDPLTDHSYDGIQEFDNPMPGWWKMLFLLSILYSIGYWVYYENGITPNRSIIAAYDRALAANLQQQFAEIGDLQPTREIILKFADDPKWLKVGEVAFQTNCTSCHGTKAEGRVGPNLTDEKWKNVKKVEDIAKVINHGAAGNAMPAWQNKLHPNEVVLLSSYLLSLKGSIPSGAGMKSIPGEIHEISDLTAAPATEEAPADTTTKPAEANE; encoded by the coding sequence ATGAGCACGAATACGGAAACGAAGACCGCTGCTGACGATGGGGGCATTCCCAGCGATCCTCTCACCGATCACTCGTACGACGGCATCCAGGAGTTCGACAACCCGATGCCTGGTTGGTGGAAGATGCTGTTTTTGCTGTCGATCCTGTACTCGATTGGCTACTGGGTCTACTACGAAAACGGGATCACTCCGAATCGCTCGATCATCGCGGCTTACGACCGCGCACTGGCAGCCAACTTGCAGCAGCAGTTCGCCGAAATTGGCGACTTGCAGCCCACTCGAGAAATCATCTTGAAGTTCGCCGACGACCCCAAATGGCTGAAGGTCGGCGAGGTGGCCTTTCAAACGAACTGCACCAGTTGCCACGGTACCAAGGCCGAAGGACGCGTTGGTCCTAATTTGACCGACGAGAAATGGAAAAACGTCAAGAAGGTAGAAGATATCGCCAAGGTGATCAACCACGGAGCGGCCGGCAATGCGATGCCTGCGTGGCAAAACAAATTGCACCCCAACGAAGTGGTTCTGTTGTCATCGTACCTGCTTTCGCTGAAGGGCTCGATCCCGTCAGGGGCAGGCATGAAATCGATCCCAGGCGAGATCCACGAGATTTCCGACCTAACGGCTGCCCCCGCGACCGAAGAGGCCCCAGCCGATACCACCACCAAACCGGCAGAAGCAAATGAGTGA
- the ccoG gene encoding cytochrome c oxidase accessory protein CcoG — translation MSDEFLTPDEHVLSTLESDGSRRWLFPRLSRGHYWYLRRIVGFALIAIFVGLPHLYINGKPSILLDITQREFTIFGYTFLPTDTLLLALLMIGIFLTIFLLTALLGRVWCGWACPQTVYLEFVYRPIERFFLGTSGRGGVPNSKVPGYRRAALYGVYLLLSMGLAHTFLAYFVGVERLSQWVRQSPFEHPGPFLVMALTTGLMMFDFVFFREQLCLIACPYGRFQSVLLDRNSLIVAYDTIRGEPRGKRKHELPIISEQQGDCIDCGLCVRTCPTGIDIRDGLQMECVHCTQCIDACDEIMTKIDRPTGLIRYSSQEAIEGGKQKFLRPRVIVYPALLTIVIAIMVVTFANKKSFDVTLIRGVGIPFSIAQDGHVENALQLKIVNRLEATDELNVTIEPETLKLDIAEKVILDPKATKTVPIVVVANRSDFQGGKIRATIQIQSTQSNNVRRVECQIFGP, via the coding sequence ATGAGTGACGAGTTTTTAACTCCCGATGAGCATGTACTTTCGACGTTAGAATCGGACGGTTCGCGGCGGTGGCTCTTTCCGCGCTTATCGCGCGGTCACTACTGGTATCTTCGCCGCATTGTGGGTTTCGCGCTGATCGCGATCTTTGTAGGCTTGCCTCACCTTTACATCAATGGCAAACCGAGCATCCTGCTCGATATCACCCAGCGCGAGTTCACGATCTTCGGCTATACCTTTTTGCCGACCGATACGTTGCTGCTGGCGTTGTTGATGATTGGCATCTTCTTGACCATCTTTCTGCTGACGGCACTGCTGGGGCGAGTCTGGTGTGGGTGGGCTTGTCCGCAGACGGTTTATCTCGAATTCGTTTATCGCCCTATCGAACGATTCTTCCTCGGCACCAGTGGGCGTGGTGGTGTCCCCAACAGCAAGGTGCCTGGGTATCGCCGCGCGGCTTTGTACGGGGTGTATCTCCTCCTCTCGATGGGGCTGGCCCATACGTTCCTGGCGTACTTTGTGGGGGTCGAACGACTGAGCCAATGGGTTCGACAGTCCCCTTTCGAGCACCCCGGCCCGTTCCTGGTGATGGCCCTGACCACCGGGCTGATGATGTTCGACTTTGTCTTTTTCCGCGAACAGCTTTGCCTGATTGCCTGTCCTTACGGTCGCTTTCAATCGGTTCTGCTCGACCGCAACTCGCTGATCGTGGCCTACGATACGATCCGCGGTGAGCCACGCGGCAAGCGAAAACACGAACTGCCGATCATCTCGGAACAACAAGGAGACTGCATCGATTGTGGTTTGTGCGTGCGAACCTGTCCGACCGGCATCGACATCCGCGACGGCCTGCAGATGGAATGTGTTCACTGCACGCAGTGTATCGATGCCTGCGACGAAATCATGACCAAGATCGATCGCCCCACAGGGCTGATCCGCTATTCCAGCCAGGAAGCGATCGAAGGGGGAAAGCAAAAGTTCCTGCGTCCCCGCGTGATCGTCTACCCAGCCCTGCTGACCATTGTGATTGCCATCATGGTCGTCACCTTTGCCAATAAGAAGTCGTTTGACGTGACGCTCATCCGCGGCGTGGGGATTCCTTTCTCGATCGCCCAGGATGGCCACGTGGAAAATGCCTTGCAACTGAAGATCGTGAACCGCCTGGAAGCGACCGACGAGCTAAACGTTACTATCGAACCAGAGACGCTGAAGCTGGATATTGCCGAGAAAGTCATCCTCGACCCGAAGGCCACCAAGACCGTTCCGATTGTCGTGGTTGCCAATCGATCTGACTTCCAGGGAGGTAAGATCCGTGCCACGATTCAAATCCAAAGCACCCAATCCAACAACGTACGGAGAGTCGAATGTCAAATCTTCGGACCTTAG
- a CDS encoding FixH family protein, protein MSNLRTLETPPTVETAVAELNAKWIWGGVIIGLLTMQIVMCVVAAILAVQSEATNILPDYYQNAVHYDDTTHAPPHLTSPE, encoded by the coding sequence ATGTCAAATCTTCGGACCTTAGAAACACCCCCTACTGTTGAGACGGCAGTCGCCGAACTGAACGCCAAGTGGATTTGGGGAGGCGTCATCATTGGATTGCTGACAATGCAGATCGTGATGTGCGTTGTGGCCGCCATCCTGGCCGTGCAGTCCGAGGCGACCAATATCCTGCCCGACTATTACCAGAACGCGGTGCATTACGACGACACGACGCACGCTCCGCCACACTTAACCAGCCCAGAATAA
- a CDS encoding sulfite exporter TauE/SafE family protein has translation MEAVSIGLIILTASLAGSGHCVGMCGPFAILAGQSQSPSLLGRTLAVGNYHVGRLLTYLLLGLIAGSAGSLVDVGGSAMGLQRLAAWFTGSIMIAYGVFAILRFSRLGSLHFALPEKVGNLVQKAFRWTGHLSGNTRALAIGGITAWLPCGWLYAFVLIALGTSSPWSGLLVMLIFWLGTIPLLSVFVFGIQKLSQPWKKWLPMATAVLLIVSGVFTLSVRAQAVFDSLDVNISQSQTTREAIQQASTTPLPCCHCETSCE, from the coding sequence ATGGAAGCAGTTTCGATCGGCCTGATTATTCTCACCGCGAGCCTCGCCGGCAGTGGACACTGCGTTGGTATGTGCGGACCTTTCGCGATACTTGCCGGTCAGTCCCAGTCGCCAAGCCTTTTGGGACGAACGCTGGCCGTGGGAAATTATCACGTCGGGCGACTACTGACCTATCTGCTGCTGGGTCTCATCGCAGGCAGTGCCGGTTCATTGGTCGATGTGGGGGGCAGCGCGATGGGCCTGCAACGGCTGGCGGCCTGGTTCACCGGTTCGATCATGATCGCCTATGGGGTGTTTGCGATTTTGAGGTTTTCCCGCCTCGGTTCGTTGCACTTCGCGTTGCCGGAAAAAGTGGGCAACCTGGTTCAGAAAGCATTTCGCTGGACGGGACATTTGTCTGGGAATACGCGTGCATTAGCGATTGGCGGCATCACCGCGTGGCTTCCTTGCGGGTGGTTGTATGCATTCGTGCTGATTGCTTTAGGCACGTCCAGTCCCTGGTCGGGTCTTCTGGTCATGCTGATCTTCTGGCTCGGAACGATCCCACTGCTTTCGGTTTTCGTCTTCGGAATTCAGAAGCTCTCGCAGCCATGGAAGAAATGGTTGCCCATGGCAACCGCCGTGCTGCTGATTGTCAGTGGGGTGTTCACGTTGTCGGTTCGTGCCCAAGCGGTGTTCGATTCGCTGGATGTCAATATCTCGCAGTCGCAAACAACCCGCGAAGCCATCCAGCAGGCCAGCACCACGCCCCTGCCCTGCTGCCACTGCGAGACATCGTGCGAGTAG